From a single Pseudobutyrivibrio xylanivorans genomic region:
- the hemZ gene encoding coproporphyrinogen dehydrogenase HemZ, whose translation MIYIQLNEDNFEYDIYSLVKAFYPKEEVEISTDPVPEDSGLLFSMKVDYSDNILTLDGRQIEIDYSNRPDTKNRLKLAIYESLHERTGKDLPWGTLTGIRPTKISLGMIEEGASDEQVADYMKQTYLTSQEKIDLSLQVSHKEHELLSKIDYDNGYSIYIGIPFCPSTCLYCSFTSYPIGLWTKKLDDYIDALEKEMAFTAESCKGKSLTTIYIGGGTPTSLDAEHLERLLSLIDKYFDTPSLLEYTVEAGRPDSITFEKLQVMRNHPVTRISINPQTMNQKTLDLIGRFHKVEDIHEVFGWARELGFENINMDLILGLPGETIEDVAYTLSEVKKLAPDNLTVHSLALKHSARLNYDKEAYEDYLVENSQKHMDICLDAAKEMGMNPYYLYRQKNMAANLENIGYATPGKEGLYNILIMEEKQTIMALGCGTACKFVADHGKTVTRCENVKDVQLYMDRIDEMIDRKREKLREDLKWL comes from the coding sequence ATGATTTATATCCAATTAAATGAAGATAATTTTGAATACGATATTTATTCACTAGTTAAAGCCTTTTATCCAAAGGAAGAGGTTGAGATTTCCACAGACCCTGTTCCAGAGGATTCAGGGCTTCTTTTTTCGATGAAGGTGGACTACTCAGACAATATCCTGACCTTGGATGGACGTCAGATTGAGATTGATTATTCCAATCGTCCAGATACAAAGAATCGTCTGAAACTGGCTATTTATGAGAGCCTTCATGAGCGAACAGGAAAGGATTTACCTTGGGGCACACTGACAGGTATTCGTCCTACCAAAATCAGCTTAGGCATGATTGAGGAGGGAGCAAGCGATGAGCAGGTTGCTGATTATATGAAGCAGACCTACCTGACCTCGCAGGAGAAGATTGATTTGAGCTTGCAGGTTTCCCATAAGGAGCACGAGCTTTTATCGAAGATAGATTACGACAATGGCTATTCCATTTATATTGGAATACCATTTTGTCCAAGTACTTGCTTATATTGCTCGTTTACCTCTTATCCAATCGGCCTTTGGACCAAGAAGCTTGATGATTATATCGATGCGCTTGAAAAGGAGATGGCATTTACCGCTGAGTCCTGCAAGGGAAAGAGCCTTACTACCATTTATATTGGCGGAGGCACACCAACATCCCTAGATGCTGAGCACCTTGAGAGACTGCTTTCTCTCATTGATAAATACTTCGATACACCATCACTTTTGGAATACACAGTGGAAGCGGGTCGTCCTGATTCTATCACCTTTGAAAAGCTTCAGGTGATGCGCAATCATCCCGTCACTCGCATTTCCATCAATCCACAGACAATGAATCAAAAGACTCTTGATTTAATTGGTCGTTTCCACAAGGTGGAGGACATTCATGAGGTCTTTGGATGGGCACGAGAGCTTGGCTTTGAAAATATTAATATGGATCTTATACTTGGTCTTCCAGGTGAGACTATCGAGGATGTGGCTTACACCTTATCTGAGGTAAAGAAGTTAGCACCGGATAATCTCACCGTTCATTCACTGGCGCTGAAGCATTCTGCTAGACTCAATTATGATAAGGAAGCCTATGAGGATTATCTTGTGGAGAATTCCCAGAAGCATATGGACATCTGTCTGGATGCAGCAAAGGAAATGGGAATGAATCCATATTACCTTTATCGTCAGAAGAATATGGCAGCCAACTTGGAAAATATCGGCTATGCCACACCAGGTAAAGAGGGCTTATATAACATCTTGATAATGGAAGAGAAACAAACTATAATGGCACTTGGCTGTGGCACAGCCTGCAAGTTTGTTGCAGACCATGGCAAGACAGTTACAAGATGCGAAAATGTCAAGGACGTTCAGCTTTACATGGACCGAATTGATGAAATGATAGATAGAAAACGTGAAAAACTTAGAGAGGATTTAAAATGGCTTTAA
- the hisS gene encoding histidine--tRNA ligase, with protein sequence MALNKKPVNGMKDILPYEMEVRDYVTSIIKDTYRSFGFTPIETPAMESIGNLSNKQGGENEKLIFKVMKRGEKLNIPEAQTEDDVVDFGMRYDLTVPLCRFYSNHANELSSPFKALQIGSVWRADRPQRGRYRQFTQCDIDILGEPSNLAEIELILATTTTLGRIGFKNFEIRINERRILKAMAAYAGFSEEDYDSIFITLDKMDKIGLDGVSAELLEAGYSKESIDKYVELFALLENVKDVAAGMDVLLDKLGEFLDTEVADWMREIAAAVNATKEAQFELVFDPTLVRGMSYYTGTIFEIAIPEFGGSCGGGGRYDKMIGNFTGQNTPACGFSIGFERIILLLMEQGFKVPGASKKVAYLVEKGYPAEKLAEVMAQAKAARAEGQTVLVVRMNKNKKFQKEQLTNDGYEEFVEFFNR encoded by the coding sequence ATGGCTTTAAACAAGAAACCAGTTAACGGAATGAAGGACATTCTTCCATACGAGATGGAAGTTCGCGATTATGTTACTTCTATTATTAAGGACACCTATCGTTCTTTTGGATTTACACCAATCGAGACACCAGCGATGGAGTCTATTGGAAACCTTTCAAACAAGCAGGGTGGAGAAAATGAGAAGCTTATCTTCAAGGTAATGAAGAGAGGAGAGAAGCTCAATATCCCTGAGGCACAGACAGAAGATGATGTTGTAGATTTTGGTATGAGATACGACCTTACAGTTCCTCTTTGCAGATTTTATTCAAATCATGCTAATGAGCTTTCATCACCATTTAAGGCACTTCAGATTGGCTCAGTTTGGAGAGCAGACAGACCACAACGTGGCCGTTATCGTCAGTTCACACAGTGTGATATCGATATCCTTGGCGAGCCTAGCAACTTAGCAGAAATCGAGCTTATCCTCGCTACTACTACAACACTTGGCCGTATCGGATTCAAGAATTTTGAAATCCGTATCAATGAGCGTCGTATCCTTAAGGCTATGGCTGCTTATGCAGGATTCTCTGAAGAGGATTACGATTCAATCTTCATCACACTTGATAAGATGGACAAGATTGGACTTGATGGAGTTTCAGCAGAGCTTCTTGAAGCTGGCTACTCTAAGGAGTCTATTGATAAATATGTAGAATTATTTGCACTTCTTGAGAATGTTAAGGATGTTGCAGCAGGCATGGATGTACTTCTTGATAAGCTTGGCGAATTCCTTGATACAGAGGTAGCTGACTGGATGCGCGAAATCGCAGCGGCTGTAAATGCTACAAAGGAAGCTCAGTTTGAGCTTGTATTTGATCCAACACTTGTACGTGGAATGAGCTACTACACAGGTACAATTTTCGAAATCGCTATTCCTGAGTTCGGAGGAAGCTGTGGTGGCGGCGGCCGCTACGACAAGATGATTGGAAACTTCACAGGCCAGAACACACCAGCTTGTGGATTCTCAATTGGCTTCGAGCGTATCATCCTTCTTCTTATGGAGCAGGGCTTTAAGGTACCAGGCGCTAGCAAGAAGGTAGCTTACCTTGTAGAGAAAGGCTACCCAGCAGAGAAGCTTGCCGAGGTTATGGCTCAGGCAAAGGCTGCTCGTGCGGAGGGACAGACAGTCCTCGTAGTTCGCATGAACAAGAACAAGAAGTTCCAGAAGGAACAGCTCACAAATGACGGATATGAAGAATTCGTAGAATTCTTCAACCGATAA
- a CDS encoding MBL fold metallo-hydrolase — protein sequence MKVMQVLLPVCAMNCYLAINDKTNESIIIDPGSAPERIKAAVEKSGTTPVAILLTHGHFDHAGAAAEIASTYGIQVYAFEGERESLESPNINLSVMMGEPVSYKADVFLKDDQEFDLAGLHIKCIFTPGHTPGGCCFYFPFEGIVFTGDTLFCGSVGRTDFPGGSMSQLVGGIKSKLMILPDDTICYPGHESATTIGEERMYNMYL from the coding sequence ATGAAGGTAATGCAGGTTTTATTGCCAGTTTGCGCCATGAACTGCTACTTGGCAATTAATGATAAAACAAACGAGTCTATTATAATTGATCCAGGCTCAGCGCCTGAGCGTATCAAGGCAGCGGTTGAAAAGTCTGGCACCACACCGGTTGCGATTCTTCTGACACATGGTCACTTTGATCATGCTGGTGCAGCTGCAGAGATTGCCAGCACCTATGGGATTCAGGTCTACGCTTTCGAGGGAGAGCGAGAGTCTTTAGAAAGCCCAAACATCAATCTTTCTGTTATGATGGGGGAGCCTGTTTCGTATAAGGCTGATGTTTTCCTCAAGGATGATCAGGAGTTTGATTTGGCAGGGCTTCATATCAAGTGTATTTTCACACCAGGTCATACACCTGGCGGATGCTGTTTTTATTTCCCATTTGAGGGAATTGTTTTCACAGGGGATACCCTTTTCTGCGGTTCAGTTGGCCGCACAGATTTCCCAGGTGGTTCTATGTCACAGCTTGTAGGTGGAATCAAGTCAAAGCTTATGATTCTTCCAGATGACACCATTTGTTACCCAGGACATGAGAGTGCAACCACCATTGGCGAGGAACGCATGTATAATATGTATCTATAA
- a CDS encoding flavin reductase family protein: MHTFQPYPINMLEWNPIKKLADEGVAIVTEADGRVNATSSHNGGVGHIWGKNVLYAFLRNTRYTKELLDKSDYFSACFFDMNDINNARLMKVLDQLSGRNEDKLAACRVTINHALEVPYIDDANFIILCRKIAAVPMTENTILDQKILNIQYTERHLDDFHTMYIGEILDIRAR; encoded by the coding sequence ATGCACACATTTCAGCCTTACCCTATTAACATGTTGGAATGGAATCCAATCAAGAAGCTTGCCGACGAAGGTGTTGCCATTGTCACTGAAGCTGATGGTCGCGTAAATGCCACCTCATCCCACAATGGTGGTGTTGGGCACATCTGGGGCAAGAACGTACTTTACGCCTTCTTGCGTAACACCAGATATACCAAAGAGCTTCTTGATAAAAGCGACTACTTCTCCGCTTGTTTCTTTGATATGAATGATATAAACAACGCACGACTTATGAAGGTTTTAGATCAGCTTAGTGGTCGAAACGAAGACAAGCTTGCTGCCTGTCGTGTCACAATAAATCACGCGCTCGAGGTTCCTTATATCGATGATGCCAACTTCATCATCCTCTGCCGCAAGATTGCAGCCGTACCGATGACGGAGAACACTATCCTCGACCAAAAGATCCTGAACATCCAATACACTGAGCGCCACCTGGACGACTTCCACACGATGTACATTGGTGAAATCCTAGATATTCGTGCCCGATAA
- a CDS encoding EAL domain-containing protein — MNIDTQICGLILIAMLIYFYKKQPVMGLSSERKFQQTLYVILGCVILDIASCYFIVNSKRFSDFVVYAVCKLYLVSLHCVAFAALGYAVSDVFENYGTKNEKFIGVCLQAFCVIGLLVTVYLPVYYYYDGQKLYSYGPSAIATYVFVAIYILLVFTSTIVLKRHLIQKKSTALIFWMGIWTLSAIIQFFNPKLLLVSFAACLGGLIIYFELENPQSSISRKTGHFSSAVIREYLDYLYQNNKHFSAMMISFKTIADSAEENQMLRKTIEMLSEYLFSVDNAKVFDTAEGYFLLVFESPDFLESTKFQIFTYFQKMEYNSDIDNAIALLRPYYTIIPDSTVADNSDEFMSLLATFIPTDYNLMAGNEIVVTPDLMLDVRRQKQVEKLVIDAIEQDRVEVHYQPIYDISTETFTCAEALVRIKLLDETYLLPNEFIPIIELTGRIIPLSDTVYRKTLSFIKSYHVERIGVKHIDLNLSVKQGESPIFTSKLLQMLEDYKIDPKLINLEITETNSLRSKESLYKNMQKLEAHGLSFSLDDFGSGSSNLNYIVDMPVNIVKLDKHLSEEYYDNKKAQAIVTAVIEMAHSMGIKIIAEGIETAEEFNTMKTLGVDYIQGFYFSKPLPEREFLKFMQEHNLK; from the coding sequence ATGAATATTGATACTCAGATATGCGGGCTGATTCTTATAGCCATGCTCATTTATTTCTATAAAAAACAGCCTGTTATGGGGCTAAGCTCCGAACGAAAATTTCAACAGACACTGTACGTAATCTTAGGGTGCGTCATCCTTGATATTGCATCCTGCTATTTTATTGTCAATTCGAAGCGCTTCTCAGATTTCGTAGTTTATGCAGTATGCAAGCTTTATCTGGTATCCTTACATTGTGTTGCGTTTGCAGCCTTAGGCTATGCAGTTTCTGATGTTTTTGAAAACTATGGAACAAAAAATGAGAAATTCATCGGAGTCTGTCTTCAGGCCTTTTGCGTCATAGGTCTGCTTGTCACCGTCTATTTGCCAGTTTACTACTATTACGATGGTCAAAAGCTTTATTCATACGGACCAAGTGCAATCGCCACTTACGTTTTCGTGGCCATATACATCCTATTAGTATTTACGTCAACCATCGTTCTGAAGCGTCACTTAATACAAAAGAAATCAACCGCCTTGATTTTTTGGATGGGAATCTGGACTCTTTCAGCAATAATCCAATTCTTCAATCCAAAACTTTTGCTTGTCAGCTTTGCTGCCTGTCTGGGTGGACTTATTATATATTTTGAATTAGAAAATCCTCAGAGCTCCATCTCCAGAAAAACTGGACACTTCAGCTCTGCGGTAATACGCGAATACCTGGATTACCTGTATCAAAACAACAAGCATTTCTCTGCGATGATGATTTCCTTCAAAACTATTGCAGATTCTGCAGAAGAAAATCAGATGCTACGAAAAACTATTGAAATGCTGTCCGAGTACCTCTTCTCAGTAGACAATGCCAAAGTCTTCGATACAGCCGAAGGCTATTTCCTATTAGTATTTGAGAGCCCTGATTTTTTGGAAAGCACAAAATTCCAGATTTTCACTTACTTCCAAAAAATGGAATACAATTCAGACATCGACAATGCAATTGCTTTGCTAAGACCTTACTACACCATCATTCCCGACAGCACCGTTGCCGATAATTCAGACGAGTTCATGTCGTTGCTTGCCACCTTCATTCCTACCGATTATAACCTGATGGCAGGAAATGAAATTGTGGTGACACCGGATTTGATGCTGGATGTCCGCAGACAGAAGCAGGTTGAAAAGCTTGTTATCGATGCCATTGAGCAGGACCGCGTTGAGGTTCACTATCAACCAATTTATGATATTTCAACCGAAACCTTCACCTGTGCAGAGGCTCTGGTTCGTATAAAGCTCCTTGATGAAACTTATTTATTACCAAACGAATTCATTCCAATCATCGAGTTAACCGGACGAATCATTCCGCTTTCTGACACAGTTTATAGAAAAACTTTATCCTTCATAAAGTCCTACCATGTTGAACGCATCGGGGTAAAGCACATTGACCTGAACCTTTCAGTTAAACAGGGTGAGAGCCCAATCTTCACCTCGAAGCTTTTGCAGATGCTTGAGGATTACAAAATTGATCCTAAGCTTATCAATCTGGAAATAACCGAAACCAATTCCCTTCGAAGTAAGGAAAGCCTTTACAAAAACATGCAAAAGCTTGAGGCTCATGGCCTTTCCTTCTCTCTTGACGACTTTGGCTCTGGCAGTTCAAATCTAAACTATATCGTAGATATGCCTGTCAACATCGTTAAGCTGGATAAGCATCTGTCCGAAGAATATTATGATAACAAAAAAGCCCAGGCCATCGTCACAGCAGTCATCGAAATGGCTCATTCAATGGGTATAAAAATCATTGCCGAAGGAATTGAGACCGCAGAAGAATTTAACACTATGAAAACTCTTGGTGTTGATTATATTCAAGGCTTTTATTTCTCAAAGCCATTACCAGAGCGTGAATTCTTGAAGTTCATGCAGGAACACAACCTTAAGTAG